A portion of the Leucoraja erinacea ecotype New England chromosome 9, Leri_hhj_1, whole genome shotgun sequence genome contains these proteins:
- the coq6 gene encoding ubiquinone biosynthesis monooxygenase COQ6, mitochondrial, whose protein sequence is MIPCRVSGLLRRLRAQAQLLAGRGCRKCSSARQQEQEEGESETQDLYDVVISGGGMVGTAMACSLANDPNLSGKRILLLEAGNKKSDGKLPDLHSNRVSALTPGSAAFLDCFGAWDDICNMRCKPFKRMQVWDECSDAMITFDKADLLEDMGFVVENDVVLMALSKQLAAAADRVDVMYRSRVVKYTWPDPYQVPDTKPWVQVDLADGSKVETKLLIGADGPNSKVRQSASIQSVQWKYDQSAVVATLHLAEPTDNNVAWQRFLVTGPIAMLPLSDNLSSLVWSTSHQHASDLLSVDEETFVDAVNSAFWSNENHSEFVGAANSMFKTAFSFLMPSGMSARQLPPSVARIDPQSRAMFPLGLGHATKYVRPRVALIGDAAHRVHPLAGQGVNLGFGDVACLSQQLSEAAFNGKDLGSIDHLNAFETERQRHNVPIMAAIDLLKRLYSTKSTPVVFLRSLGLQATNVLAPVKEQIMAFVSK, encoded by the exons ATGATCCCTTGCAGAGTGTCCGGGCTGCTGCGCCGCCTCCGCGCCCAGGCCCAGTTGTTGGCCGGCAGAGGCTGCAGGAAATGCTCGTCCGCCCGGcagcaggagcaggaggaggGAGAGTCCGAGACTCAGGATCTGTACGATGTGGTGATCTCGGGCGGCGGGATGGTGGGCACGGCCATGGCCTGTTCTCTCG CCAATGATCCAAATCTCTCTGGGAAAAGGATTCTTCTGCTGGAGGCCGGAAATAAAAAATCAGACGGCAAGCTGCCAGACCTGCACAGTAACCGAGTGAGCGCCCTTACTCCAGGATCTGCCGCTTTCTTAGACT GTTTTGGAGCTTGGGATGATATTTGCAACATGAGATGCAAGCCGTTCAAGAGGATGCAG GTTTGGGATGAATGCTCGGATGCAATGATCACCTTCGATAAAGCTGACCTGTTGGAGGACATGGGCTTCGTCGTTGAGAACGATGTGGTGTTGATGGCTTTATCAAAGCAGCTAGCGGCTGCCGCTG ACAGGGTTGACGTGATGTACAGGAGCAGAGTGGTGAAGTACACCTGGCCTGACCCCTACCAAGTGCCTGACACCAAACCATGGGTGCAGGTTGATTTGGCGGATGGGAGTAAAGTGGAGACCAAGTTACTG ATTGGAGCAGACGGCCCCAACTCAAAGGTACGGCAGTCTGCCAGCATTCAGTCCGTGCAGTGGAAGTACGATCAGTCAGCTGTTGTCGCCACCCTCCATCTTGCCGAG CCCACGGACAACAATGTGGCTTGGCAGCGGTTCCTGGTGACCGGACCAATTGCAATGCTGCCG CTCTCCGATAATCTCAGCTCCTTGGTGTGGTCGACCTCCCACCAGCACGCGTCTGACTTGCTCAGTGTGGATGAGGAGACGTTTGTGGATGCTGTCAATTCCGCTTTT TGGAGTAATGAGAACCATTCTGAATTTGTTGGCGCTGCCAACTCCATGTTCAAGACCGCATTTTCGTTCCTGATGCCGTCGGGCATGTCGGCACGCCAGCTGCCCCCGAGCGTGGCCCGCATCGACCCACAGAGTAGGGCCATGTtccccctcgggctgggccacgcCACCAAGTATGTCAGGCCACGGGTTGCCCTCATCGG tgatgctgcccacaGAGTTCACCCTTTGGCAGGCCAGGGAGTCAACCTGGGCTTCGGAGATGTGGCCTGCCTCTCGCAGCAGCTCAGCGAGGCCGCCTTCAATGGCAAAGACCTAG GGTCCATCGATCATCTGAATGCGTTTGAAACAGAGCGTCAGAGGCACAATGTTCCAATCATGGCTGCTATAGACCTGCTGAAGAGGCTGTATTCGACCAAAAGTACGCCAGTGGTCTTCCTGAGGAGCCTGGGCCTACAGGCAACAAATGTCCTTGCACCCGTTAAG GAACAGATCATGGCATTCGTTAGTAAATGA